A genomic segment from Bacteroidota bacterium encodes:
- a CDS encoding cysteine desulfurase → MSKLDITAIRSKFPILDQKVNGKPLVYFDNAATTQKPQAVIDALVKYYKTDNANIHRAAHTLAARSTDMFEATRKTIQAFINAKEVEECIFTKGVTESINLVAQSWGRKVLQAGDEVIITTMEHHSNIVPWQLICEEKGAILKVIPINDKGELLMDEYEKMLSSKTKMVACVWVSNALGTINPVKEIIAKAHAVGAKVLLDGAQACSHLTVDVQDLDCDFLAVSSHKLYGPTGVGVLYGKRALLENMPPYQGGGEMIKEVSFEKTTYNEIPYKFEAGTPNIGDVIAFKYALDFVSETGKENIAAHENALLKHCVDGLMAINNSLTGTSTSLSDRNSMSSAVETKPITLIGTAKEKVSVQSFVINGLHHFDAGMLLDSKGIAVRTGHHCTQPLMNCLGIDGTIRASFSVYNTLEEVDVFLEAVKKLLKLSNK, encoded by the coding sequence ATGTCAAAATTAGATATTACAGCTATCAGGAGTAAGTTTCCGATACTTGATCAAAAAGTAAATGGCAAACCCTTGGTTTATTTTGACAATGCTGCCACCACGCAGAAACCACAAGCGGTTATTGATGCTTTGGTTAAATACTACAAAACCGATAATGCAAATATTCACAGGGCGGCACATACATTAGCGGCACGCTCTACTGATATGTTTGAGGCTACACGTAAAACCATACAGGCTTTCATTAATGCCAAGGAGGTGGAGGAATGTATTTTTACGAAAGGTGTTACTGAAAGTATAAACCTAGTAGCACAAAGCTGGGGGCGAAAAGTCCTACAAGCGGGTGATGAAGTAATTATTACTACCATGGAACACCACAGTAACATAGTTCCGTGGCAATTAATTTGCGAAGAAAAAGGAGCCATTTTAAAGGTTATTCCAATAAACGACAAAGGCGAACTGTTAATGGATGAATACGAAAAAATGCTTTCGTCAAAAACCAAAATGGTAGCTTGCGTATGGGTAAGTAATGCACTGGGAACTATTAACCCTGTTAAAGAAATTATAGCAAAAGCACATGCCGTTGGTGCTAAAGTATTGTTAGACGGTGCACAAGCCTGCTCTCATTTAACAGTTGATGTACAAGATTTGGATTGTGATTTTTTAGCCGTTTCATCACACAAATTATATGGCCCAACAGGTGTAGGTGTTTTATATGGCAAACGTGCTTTGTTAGAAAATATGCCGCCTTACCAAGGTGGTGGCGAAATGATAAAAGAAGTAAGCTTTGAAAAAACTACTTACAATGAAATCCCTTATAAATTTGAAGCGGGCACTCCCAATATTGGCGATGTAATTGCTTTTAAATATGCATTGGATTTTGTAAGCGAAACCGGTAAAGAAAACATAGCTGCCCACGAAAATGCATTGCTGAAACATTGCGTAGACGGTTTAATGGCCATCAATAATTCGTTAACGGGTACTTCGACTTCGCTCAGTGACCGTAATAGCATGTCGAGCGCAGTTGAGACAAAACCAATAACCTTAATAGGAACCGCTAAAGAAAAAGTATCTGTTCAATCGTTTGTTATTAACGGACTGCACCATTTTGATGCGGGTATGCTATTAGATTCAAAAGGAATAGCGGTAAGAACGGGACACCATTGTACGCAGCCCTTAATGAATTGTTTGGGAATAGATGGCACTATCCGTGCTTCTTTTTCGGTATATAATACTTTGGAAGAAGTAGATGTGTTTTTAGAAGCAGTGAAGAAATTATTAAAATTATCAAACAAATAA
- a CDS encoding SufE family protein yields MQKNITDIQNEIIENFELFDGDMESTLFYLMDLGKKLPVMPVEHKTDDFIVKGCQSKVWLYPTFTDGKVVFEADSNTEITKGLVSLLVQVWSNQTPDDILNSELFFIEKIGMSRMIGSQRSNGFASMIKQIRMYALAYKASGS; encoded by the coding sequence ATGCAAAAAAATATAACAGATATACAAAACGAAATAATAGAAAACTTTGAGTTGTTTGATGGCGACATGGAAAGCACTTTGTTTTACTTAATGGATTTAGGTAAAAAATTGCCTGTTATGCCTGTTGAACATAAGACTGATGATTTTATAGTAAAAGGATGCCAAAGTAAAGTATGGCTCTACCCTACTTTTACGGATGGTAAAGTTGTTTTTGAAGCGGATAGCAATACTGAAATAACCAAAGGACTGGTAAGCTTATTGGTGCAAGTTTGGAGTAACCAAACGCCTGATGATATACTAAACAGTGAATTGTTTTTTATTGAAAAAATAGGCATGAGCCGTATGATTGGAAGCCAGCGAAGCAATGGTTTTGCCAGTATGATTAAACAAATAAGAATGTACGCTTTGGCGTATAAGGCTTCTGGCTCCTAG
- a CDS encoding iron-sulfur cluster assembly protein, with amino-acid sequence MEETNNNIKPLRTFVDVQNEAIQVLQTVYDPEIPVNIYELGLIYEVNVSNELNIEIIMSLTSPFCPAAQSMPAEIKEKLGAMEGVKEVTVTVTFEPPWSQDLMSEAAKLQLGFL; translated from the coding sequence ATGGAAGAAACCAATAACAATATAAAGCCATTGAGAACATTTGTAGATGTGCAAAATGAAGCGATACAAGTTTTACAAACCGTATACGATCCTGAAATTCCGGTAAACATATATGAGCTGGGATTGATATATGAAGTAAATGTTTCGAATGAATTGAACATTGAAATTATTATGTCGCTTACTTCTCCTTTTTGCCCCGCAGCACAAAGTATGCCTGCTGAAATAAAAGAGAAACTAGGTGCTATGGAAGGCGTAAAAGAGGTAACTGTTACCGTTACTTTTGAGCCACCCTGGAGTCAGGATTTAATGAGTGAGGCTGCCAAGCTGCAATTAGGCTTTTTATAA
- a CDS encoding DPP IV N-terminal domain-containing protein translates to MKKIFLLLSLAIVGFSYAQNQTLSIDDAILKGRTTLAPERLSQMMWKPDNKTISYVGKKNGKEVLIYINTPGLTRDTVLTIEDFYSSFYSIMPEEKKLERFPFFSWLDNNTMLYNYNNTMYVYNLSSKKTSLKVKMPGTAENLDYEKINNRIAYTVGNSLYVSDITSKDVLTDYQKRGKKEGIVQTDLVSGQDGGFGLVVGKTVHRSEFGISKGTFWSPKGNKLAYYKMNESMVTNYGLMQFESKPSGIENIKYPMAGAKSHEVKLYFYDFTKKRNIEVETGGPAEQYLTNIAWSPNEDYLYIAVVNRAQNEMKMNMYDGLTGKFIKTIFIETHDKYVEPEKPVLFVKNNEKQFIWQSERNGFNNLYLYERGGKLLKQLTNLKQHISEVLSFDATGNNLYFMAFSADGMNKYLYSVEIKTSKVTQHTKIEGIHTPLVSDDGVYIVDNFSNLTTPRQIILSDNKGRLYGSIVNAINPIINYQSTEISLGKIKSTDGSTDLNYRLIKPANFDATKKYPCIVYVYGGPHAQMVTNSWLGQAELWMLAFAQQGYVIFTVDNRGSLNRGLTFENVTHRQLGKIEIADQLAGVSFLKQQSFIDSTKLGVYGWSFGGFMTTSLMTRTPDVFKVGVAGGAVIDWSMYEIMYTERYMDTPEENPEGYKENNLLNYTKNLKGRLLLIHGTNDDVVLWNHTLNYVKKSVDEGVLVDYAVYPTHAHNVLGPDRVHLFKKINQYFNDFLK, encoded by the coding sequence ATGAAAAAAATATTTTTACTGCTATCGTTGGCTATAGTTGGGTTTTCGTACGCACAAAATCAAACATTATCCATTGATGATGCCATTTTAAAAGGCCGTACAACGTTGGCCCCTGAACGTTTAAGCCAGATGATGTGGAAGCCCGATAACAAAACAATAAGCTATGTAGGCAAAAAAAATGGCAAAGAGGTTTTAATTTATATAAACACACCTGGCTTAACCCGCGATACCGTTTTAACTATAGAAGATTTCTACAGTTCGTTTTATAGTATAATGCCCGAAGAAAAGAAATTGGAGCGTTTTCCTTTTTTTAGCTGGTTAGATAATAATACCATGTTATACAACTATAACAATACCATGTATGTATATAATTTAAGCAGCAAAAAAACATCGCTTAAAGTTAAAATGCCGGGTACAGCAGAAAACCTTGATTATGAAAAAATAAATAACCGTATAGCTTATACAGTAGGTAATAGTTTATATGTAAGCGACATAACCTCAAAAGATGTTTTAACAGACTACCAAAAACGTGGTAAAAAAGAAGGTATTGTACAAACTGATTTGGTGAGCGGGCAAGACGGAGGTTTTGGTTTAGTGGTAGGCAAAACAGTGCATAGAAGCGAGTTTGGTATAAGCAAAGGTACTTTTTGGAGCCCTAAAGGCAATAAATTAGCCTATTATAAAATGAACGAAAGCATGGTAACCAATTATGGATTGATGCAGTTTGAAAGCAAACCTTCGGGCATTGAAAATATAAAATACCCAATGGCCGGAGCCAAGAGCCATGAAGTAAAATTGTATTTTTACGATTTTACCAAAAAACGAAATATAGAGGTTGAAACAGGTGGGCCTGCTGAGCAGTATTTAACCAATATAGCCTGGAGCCCTAATGAAGATTACTTATACATAGCCGTTGTAAACAGAGCGCAAAACGAAATGAAAATGAATATGTACGATGGCTTAACCGGCAAGTTTATAAAAACAATATTTATAGAAACACACGATAAATATGTAGAACCTGAAAAGCCGGTATTATTTGTTAAAAACAACGAAAAACAATTTATATGGCAAAGCGAGCGCAATGGTTTTAATAACCTGTATTTATATGAAAGAGGAGGGAAGTTACTAAAACAATTAACCAACCTGAAACAACATATAAGCGAAGTGTTAAGCTTTGATGCCACAGGTAATAATTTGTATTTTATGGCTTTTTCAGCCGATGGTATGAATAAATACTTATACTCGGTAGAAATTAAAACAAGCAAAGTAACACAACATACCAAAATAGAAGGTATTCATACTCCATTGGTAAGCGATGATGGTGTTTATATTGTAGATAATTTCAGTAATTTAACAACACCTCGCCAAATTATACTAAGCGATAATAAAGGCAGGTTATATGGCTCTATTGTTAATGCCATTAACCCCATTATTAATTACCAAAGTACCGAAATTAGCTTAGGCAAAATAAAATCAACCGATGGCAGTACCGATTTAAATTACCGCTTAATTAAGCCCGCTAATTTTGATGCTACTAAAAAATACCCTTGTATAGTATATGTATATGGTGGGCCACATGCACAAATGGTTACCAATAGTTGGTTAGGCCAAGCCGAATTATGGATGCTTGCTTTTGCCCAACAAGGGTATGTTATATTTACGGTTGATAACAGAGGCTCGTTAAACCGCGGTTTAACTTTTGAAAACGTTACCCATCGCCAATTAGGTAAAATAGAAATAGCCGATCAGTTAGCAGGCGTTAGCTTTTTAAAACAACAGTCGTTTATTGATAGTACCAAATTAGGTGTGTATGGCTGGAGTTTTGGTGGTTTTATGACTACCAGCTTAATGACCAGAACGCCAGATGTGTTTAAAGTAGGAGTGGCAGGTGGAGCCGTTATAGATTGGAGCATGTACGAAATAATGTATACCGAAAGATATATGGATACACCCGAAGAAAACCCCGAAGGTTACAAAGAAAATAACCTGTTAAACTATACCAAAAACTTAAAAGGGAGACTATTACTAATACACGGTACCAACGATGATGTGGTGCTTTGGAACCATACCTTAAACTACGTGAAGAAAAGTGTAGATGAGGGTGTATTGGTAGATTATGCCGTGTACCCAACACATGCACACAATGTATTAGGGCCTGACAGGGTTCATTTGTTTAAAAAGATAAACCAGTACTTCAATGACTTTTTGAAGTAA
- the surE gene encoding 5'/3'-nucleotidase SurE: MSDRPLILITNDDGITAPGIKALVNAVKHLGEIIIVAPDAPQSAMGHAVTISKPLRLAKTDLYGDIVSYQCSGTPADCVKLAVDKVLHRKPDLLLSGINHGSNSSINVIYSGTMSAAMEGAIEGIPSAGISLCDFAYEADFTLAAQIATQVAENILKNGLPTGVLLNVNVPKITRSELQGIKICRQANAKWHEDFDERTDPNGRQYYWLTGKFINYDKGEDTDEWALANNFVSIVPVQFDLTAHHAIANINQWTF; this comes from the coding sequence ATGTCTGATAGGCCATTAATACTTATTACCAACGATGATGGTATAACTGCTCCGGGTATAAAAGCTTTGGTTAATGCAGTAAAACACCTTGGCGAAATTATAATTGTAGCGCCTGATGCACCTCAAAGTGCCATGGGCCACGCAGTAACCATTAGCAAACCTTTGCGTTTGGCTAAGACCGATTTGTATGGCGATATTGTTTCTTACCAATGCAGCGGCACACCTGCTGATTGTGTAAAGTTGGCTGTTGATAAAGTATTGCACCGCAAACCAGATTTGTTGCTTTCGGGTATTAACCACGGTAGTAACTCTTCTATTAATGTAATATACAGTGGCACCATGAGTGCAGCTATGGAAGGAGCCATTGAAGGTATTCCTTCGGCAGGTATAAGCCTTTGCGATTTTGCTTACGAGGCAGACTTTACGCTGGCTGCTCAAATAGCCACGCAGGTAGCTGAAAATATTTTAAAAAATGGTTTACCTACTGGTGTTTTATTAAATGTAAATGTGCCTAAAATTACCCGAAGCGAATTACAGGGAATAAAAATTTGCAGACAGGCCAATGCCAAATGGCACGAAGATTTTGACGAACGTACTGACCCTAACGGACGCCAATACTACTGGCTTACCGGTAAATTTATAAACTACGATAAAGGGGAAGATACGGATGAATGGGCACTGGCAAACAACTTTGTTTCCATTGTACCTGTTCAGTTTGATTTAACGGCCCACCATGCTATTGCTAACATTAACCAATGGACTTTTTAA
- a CDS encoding ATP-binding protein, with protein MLLKFYCSNYKSIKDEVEFNMFAGSYKRHESHLIPFRDKSILRTAAIYGTNGSGKTNLLLALQLLHRLIIVGTKDINEVINIPVFKLSDCKNIPTKFDIDFIIENRRFNYQLDILNNIIIREELFEITIENSEVIIFKRKFQGKKTSLTIAPNRDKNQKEKLREEIYSEELRENQTFFKEAINKKLNDVQLPFEWFSKQLKFVSLEELISNSHSNYTTHGLASTFMLDKDFLSVSKSIISKANVGILDFKIVEISLTDLKAKGLKLPPFIETDLLTQANFGIDVTHEGELYSSFKKDDEIKFVKISTLHKDSSGNEVEFKFSEESKGVQRLFELLPAIYRSIHKGEIFVVDEIETSFHPVLIREILSLYLDTIPNSSGQIIFTTHESHLLDLDLFRQDEIWFCEKDKNGATRLYSLSEFKPRFDKDIRKGYLEGQFGFIPFLGDINNLGI; from the coding sequence ATGCTTTTAAAATTCTATTGCTCTAACTACAAATCCATAAAGGACGAAGTTGAGTTTAATATGTTTGCTGGTTCATACAAAAGACATGAAAGTCATCTTATTCCATTTAGAGATAAGTCTATATTAAGGACAGCAGCAATTTATGGGACAAATGGCTCAGGAAAGACAAATCTACTTCTTGCTTTGCAACTATTGCACAGACTAATAATTGTCGGAACAAAAGACATAAACGAAGTAATTAATATACCAGTCTTTAAGCTTTCAGACTGTAAAAACATTCCAACTAAGTTTGACATTGATTTTATTATTGAAAACAGAAGGTTTAATTATCAACTAGACATTTTAAATAATATAATCATACGTGAAGAATTGTTCGAAATTACTATTGAGAATTCAGAAGTAATAATTTTCAAAAGGAAATTTCAAGGTAAAAAAACTTCATTAACTATTGCTCCAAATCGTGACAAAAACCAAAAAGAAAAGTTACGCGAGGAAATATATTCAGAGGAACTCAGAGAGAATCAGACGTTTTTCAAAGAAGCAATAAACAAAAAACTAAATGATGTTCAACTGCCCTTTGAATGGTTTAGCAAGCAATTGAAATTTGTTTCACTTGAAGAATTAATTTCAAACTCACATTCAAATTATACCACTCATGGTTTAGCGTCAACTTTTATGCTAGACAAAGATTTTTTATCCGTATCAAAAAGTATAATTTCAAAAGCCAATGTTGGAATTTTAGATTTTAAAATTGTTGAAATTTCACTAACCGACCTCAAAGCAAAAGGCCTAAAATTGCCTCCCTTCATAGAAACAGACTTGCTGACTCAAGCAAATTTTGGTATTGATGTGACACATGAGGGTGAGTTATATTCTTCTTTTAAGAAAGACGATGAAATTAAATTTGTTAAAATCTCAACATTACATAAAGACAGCTCTGGCAATGAGGTTGAATTCAAATTTTCAGAAGAATCAAAAGGTGTTCAACGACTTTTTGAATTACTTCCTGCTATTTATCGTTCAATTCACAAAGGCGAAATATTTGTTGTGGATGAAATTGAGACAAGTTTTCATCCCGTATTAATCAGGGAAATATTAAGTCTATATCTTGATACTATTCCAAATTCGTCAGGGCAAATAATCTTCACAACACATGAATCACATCTCTTAGATTTAGATCTATTCAGACAAGACGAAATTTGGTTTTGTGAAAAGGACAAAAATGGCGCAACTAGACTATACTCTTTAAGTGAATTTAAACCTCGTTTTGACAAGGATATACGTAAAGGATATTTAGAAGGACAATTCGGGTTTATTCCATTTTTAGGTGACATTAATAATTTAGGTATATGA